A stretch of DNA from Halorubrum sp. BOL3-1:
GACGACCAGCCCCTGTAGCGCGCGGACGAGGATGAACGAGCCGGAGGAGTCGACGAACGGGAACAGCGCGTACACCGCCGCGCCGACGCCGAGGACGCCGAGCAGCACGACCCGCTTGTCGAAGCGGTCCCCCGCCCACGCGAGCGGGATCACGGCGACGGTCTGCGCGAGCGTGAAGCCGGTGGTGTACATCCCGATGATGAACCCGGCCGAGATGGTGACGCCGAGGACCGTCGTTGCCTGCGGGTCAAGCGTGTTGATGTACGTCGGCAGCAGGGTGATGAGGGTGATGAACCCGAACCCCTCCGCGAAGCGAGTGAGATAGAGGGCCCAGAACTGCGTGGGGCGGTCGGCGTTGCTCACACCGAGTTGCGGTCGGACGATTCAATAGGAGTTACGATTCGAAAGGGATAGCCTGGCGTCGGCCGAAGCCATTTGTGTTCGCCCGGTCCCGTCCGGTCCATGGGAGACGACGCCTGCGACCGAGCGTTCTGTTCGGAGTGCGACCTCCGCAAGCCGGGCGAGTGCGTCTCCGGCTCCTCGCTGGACGACCGGGCGAGCGTCTACTGGTGGATACAAACCGCGTCGTGGAAGCAGGAAGCCCCGAGTCTTGACCTCGGGGCAGGTCCGCGTGCTGCTGAAAACCGTCCGGCTCGCCGATCCCGAGGTGACCGTCCACTACGCTGCGACGGTCCAAGAGGAGGTGGGGCTTCGGGGCGCGGCCGCCCTGGGCGTGGACATCGACCCGGACCTCGTCGTCGCGCTCGACGGGACGCTCGAACAGTCGTACCCCGGCGTCGGCCCGTCGGACGCGATCACGACGCTCGGCAACGGCGTCGGGATCAAGCGGAAGGACGCGAGCGTCATCCCGACGCCCGGCGTCGTGGAACGGTTCGAGCCCGTCGCGAACGCTCGTGACACCGCGTTCCAGCGCGAGGTGTCTTGGAACATCGGGAGCGACACTGCCGCCATTCAGAACGCCGGGGGAGCGCGGCCCGTCGGCGCGCTTTCGATACCCGTCCGCTATCACCACTCTGCCGTCGAGACGGCCGACGTGCGCGACATCGAGGCCGCCGTCGGTCTGCTTACGGTATTCGTCTATACCGAGGACGGTGCGGACTACGCGTCAAACTGACTGGGCGGGGTACAGTCGGAATAGTCAGACCCGGTTTTATCGGGGATCTCAGCGGTTGATAGTTTTTCGGCTCGATCGGTTAGTACAAGCAGAGCAACGACCGATCTGCGGTGCTGTGGCGCGCGCCTCCGGGCGGTCGCCTCTGGCGACCGCGAGGAGCACCGTGCGAGGGAGTCGGTGGTCCGGAGCGAAGCGACGGACCACCGACAAGGCTGGGAGAGGTGAGAGGTGCGGTGCTGTGCGGGGCGGGAGTTGAAGGGGCAGTCGCCGGCGCTGCGCGCCGGCTGGCAGAGAATCTTCGATTCTCGCTGCCGCGAGGCGGAGAGAGGCGACGTAAGCACCGCAGCGAAGGTGCGATAGCGACTGAGCGAGGAGCACAGCGAGCGTCTCTCCGCCTCGCGGCTGGGGCTTCGAGAGTGTCACCGCGTCAGAAACAACTTCATTTTACTACCTTCCTATCCCCGGAATAACCGTTTTATAAATACGCTTGAACGAGCGCCTGCTTCAGTCGTAAATGTACGAAAATTAGGTCCCACAGAGTCATAGATCCGCACCTCCTAACTGATAGACCTATCAGTAAACGTTAAAAAAGCGCATTTATCAGGAGCGGGCCGGACGCGATTTGTAACACACGGTCACTCGCTCCGCTCGCGCTGCGTGTTCCCTGCGTTCAAATCGTGCCTGCCGGTTCGTTCGACGGTTCGCGTCGCTCACCGTTTCACTGTACGGGCCGGGCGCGATTTGAACACGCGACCGACGGATTAAGAGTCCGTCGCTCTCCCTAACTGAGCTACCGGCCCTCGTACTATGATACCGGAGTCACGGTAAAAGGCCTTTTCATTCGACCCCGTCAGTGTCCCCGCGTCGTCGCTCGAATCGCACCAGCGCGACGGGAGCGACTCGGTCCAGCAGAGGGCAACCGGCTCGAAACCGACGGACACCGCGACCCCTTCGGCGCATCGCGGCGGCGAGAGCGTACTCGTTAAGTGTCGTGCCGCGGAAATCCATTTAATGAGTAGTGGGGCATCCGGGTCCGCGCGGACCCGGTACGCCATCCTCGGCTGTGGGAGCGTCGGTCACGCCGTCGCGGAGGAACTGACCGAGCGCGGCAAGGACGTCCTCATCCTCGACCGCGACGAGAGTCGGGTCGAGGCGCTCCGCGATCAGGACCTCAACGCGCGCGTCCAAGACATCGCCGACGCCGACATCGTCGACGAGATCGGGGACCGCGACATTGTGTTGATCCTCGCCAGCGACGTGGAGGCGAACAAGGCGGCCGTCTCGGCGGTCAGAGAGACAGGCGGCGACCACTACGTCGTCGTCCGCGCCTCCGACCCCGTCAGCGAGGACGAACTGCGCGAGCGCGGTGCCGACGTGGTGATCAACCCCTCGACGGTGATCGCGGACAGCGCGCTCCAGTCGCTGGAGACGGGCGAGTTAGAGTACATGGCCCGCCAGCTCGCGGAGATAATCGAAGCGGGCGGCGACCGGATGGCGATCCTCACGCACGACAATCCCGAACCCGACTCGATCGCCTCCGCGACCGCGCTCCAAGCCATCGCCGAGGCGTTCGGCGTCGACGCCGACATCGTCTACTCCGGCGACGTCGGCCACCAGGAGAACCGGGCGTTCGTCAACCTGCTCGGGATCGACCTGCTGGCGCGCTCCGAGGTCCAGAACCTGTCGGAGTACGGGACGGTCGCCGCGGTCGACCTCGCGAAGTCGGCCGAGGATGGCTTCGACTTCGACGTCGAGGTCGACGTCTACCTCGACCACTTGGAGGCGGAGGTGCCGTTCGACGCCCGGTTCGTCGACGTGCGGACCAACGTCTCCTCGACGTCGACGATCCTCACGAAGTACCTCCAGGAGTTCGACCAGTCGCCCTCGGAGGCGGTCGCGACCGCCCTCCTCTACGGGATCCGCGCCGAGACGCTCGACTTCAAGCGGGACACGACGCCCGCGGACCTGACCGCGGCCGCGTACCTCCACCCGTTCGCGAACCACGACACGCTCGAACAGGTGGAGTCGCCGTCGATGAGTCCGGAGACCCTCGACGTGCTCGCGGAGGCGATCCAGAACCGCGAGGTCCAGGGGAGCCACCTCTTCTCGACGGCGGGGTTCATCCGCGACCGCGAGGCGCTCGCGCAGGCCGCCCAGCACCTCCTCAACCTCGAAGGGATCACGACGACGGCGGTGTTGGGCATCGCGGACGACAACATCTACCTCGCGGCCCGCTCGAAGGACATTCGGCTGAACATCGGGAACGTCCTCGACGAGGCGTTCTCCGAAATGGGCGACGCCGCCGGCCACTCGACGCAGGGGTCGCTCGAAATCCCGCTCGGCATCTTCACCGGCATCGAGGCGAGCGGCGAGAACCGCGACACGCTCCTCCACCTCACCGAGGAGGCGGTCCGGCGGAAGCTGTTCGACGCGCTCGGCGTCGAGGGCGGAAGCGGCGACGGCTCGAACGGCTCCTGAACCCCTTCGACCGCCGCTCTCGGCGGGGCAGTTTTCCGGCTCGGGACCGTCACTCCGAGCGTCACGTCGCATGTACGTCCCCGACGATCCGCCGGCGGACTGCCCCGCCTGCGGCGATCCGTACGACTCGGTCTCGCGACACGCGGGCGGCTTCGTGGCGAACCTCTTGGACAACGACCGCTATCAGCGGGTCTGCTTTCACCCCGTGACCGACGACGGCGACTCCGTGCTGGACTGTTACCACCACACGCACGCGCAGGCGGGTACCGACGGAGGCAACGGCTGACCGTCCCGGAGACCCGTCCCGTCCAGACGTTCAGAAGTCGTCGCCCTCGGTGATCGAGGTGTACGAGCCGATCAACGCGCCGGAGAGGTCGACGCCTTCGAGGGCGGCGCCCGTGTCGATCGCGGAATTACGGATCTCGGAGTCGGTCACCGTCGCGTCGTCGAAGACGACGGCGCGGTCGAGCGTCGAGTCGGTCACCGTCGCGCCGCTCATCACGTGGACCACGTCGCCGAGGTCGCTGCCCTCGACAGTCGCGTCGGCGGCGACGAGTGTCCCGCCGTCGAGCGCGTACTCGACGGCGTCGAGGTAGCTTTCGGCGGTGCCGATGTCGAACCAGGCGCCGTCGAAGGTGTAGGCGTGGACCGCCCCGCGCTGTTGGAGCCACTGGAGGAACCAGCCCGGCTCGTCCGGGTTGTTGTCGTCTTCGAGGTACGTCGTGAGCTTCGGGAGCGTCTCTGCGGGGAAGGCGTAGCAGGCGATGGAGACGAGCGTCGACTGCGGGTCGTCGGGTTTCTCTTGGAAGTCGATCACCTCGTCGCCGTCCAGTTGGACGAGACCGTACGACTTCGCGCGGTCGCGGTCGCCAACGTCGTACGCCGCCAGCGTCGGCGTTCCCTTGTCCTCGAAGAAGTCTGCGAAGTCGCCCAGGTCGAAGCTGATCATGTTGTCGCCGGCGACGACGATCAGGTCGTCGTCGACGGCCTCGCGCTCGACGAGCTGTTCGAGCGCCCCCACGACGCCGAACTTCTCGTCTTCCTCGACGGTCTCCTCGACGGAAAGCGTCGGCTTCTCGAAGGGACTGTCGGCGAGGTACTCCGCGAACGTGTCGGCGAAGCGCTCGTTCGTCGACACGAACACCTCGTCGACTCGGTCGTCGGCCTCTAAGTCCTCGAATATCTCGTCGATGACGTTGTTTTCTCCGACCGGCAGGAACATCTTCGGCCGGTGTTCGGTGATCGGCCAGAGTCTGGTCGCGTAGCCACCCGCGAGTACGACTGCTTTCATACCCCTCCTGTCTCCCCCCGGTGACATACCTTTTGCGCCCGCGCCAGTCGTTCGGTCCCGAGGAATTTTACTCACCGCACCGCGAACGCGTGGCATGGAGACGACTCGTCAGCGGATCGCGGACGCGCTCCGCGAGGAACCTCGGACCGCGAGCGCCCTCGCGACGACGCTGTCGCTACCGACCCCGACGGTTTACGAGCACCTCGAACACGTCTCGAAATCGATCGCGGACGGTGGCGGCGGCGACGTCGACGAGGAGTTCCTCGTCGCCCCGCCGACCTGCCGCGAGTGCGGGTTCGACGGCTTCGACGACCCCGTCAACGAGCCGTCGCGGTGTCCCGAGTGTAAGTGCGAGCGGATCGAGGAGCCGGCGTTCGTGATCCGGTGATCGGGGGGTCTAACTACAGTTCGTCGAGCAGCGTCGCGGCCGCGGCCGACGACGAGCCCGGGCCGCGGGCGGTGATCAGGTCGCCGTCGACCGTGACGCTCGCGTCGGCGTCGAGTTCGGCGTCGAAGTCGGCGCCGGCGAGGGCGACCTCGTCTTCCACCCAGTACGGGAGCTTCCGACCGTCGGGGAGGACGTCGTCTCGGTCGACGATATCTGTCTCCCACTCGTTCGGGAAACCGGTCACGGAGCGCCCCTCGACGAGCGGCGTTCCGTCGGCCTCGCGCGTGAACGCGAGGATGCCGACCGCGTGGCAGACGACCAGGGCGACGCCCTCCTCGCCCGCGACCGCGTCGAGCAGCAGCTGGCGGGCGTGTCGGTCCTGGTTCACGTCCCAGACGGTGCCGTGGCCGCCGGGGACGACGACGGCGTCGTAGTCCGGGGCGTCGACCGCGGCGACCGGCTCGGGGTCGTTGAGCCGCGGGTGCGTCTCGTCGACCTCGCGAAGCTCGGCCGCGACCTCCTCGCCGCCCGCGGCCTCGGGGTCCAGCGAGCGCTCGTCGACGACCGGCGGCGACCCGGAGGGAGTCGCGACCGTCACGTCGACGCCCTCTGCCTCCAGCGTCGTCAGCGGCTCGATACACTCTTCCGCCCAGTAGCCTTCCTCGCTTACCACGAACAGCGCACTCGTCATGTGTGTCTCGACATTCGCCCCGGTGGCTGAAAAGGCGCCCGCGCTCGGAAGGGACGTGGGGCGACGCGAGGTCGATAAATCGAAACGGCGGTACGGTGGCGCGTCGCGCCACGCTGTCGCCGGCGGCTGCCGGAGAATCTCCGATTCTCGCTGGAGTCGCGAGCTACCTGGCGACCGAAGGAAGCCCGGAGCGAGCGATGAGGCTGGGGAGGCGTGAGGCCCTGCGGGGCGGTCGGGTGGGGCTTCGGTGTCGTTCGTGTCGGTTGGTGGTTTATAAGTGAGAACGGGTAGCTAAACGACCGGGGCTTCGGTCTTCGCCGCAGAACTACGACTCCATCGAGCAGTATCGACTTATTCGTCGCCCTGCGCGTCGACGATCACGACCTCGCCGTCCTCGACGGCAACGTTGATCAGCGTCTTCACGTTGTAGTCGGTGTCGTCCAACTCGTTGTCGCCGGCCTTCTTGATCACGGCGACGACATCGACGACCTCCGCGCCGACCTCGTTCGTGAGCGCGTCCAAGATCGCCTTCATCGTGCCGCCCGTCGAGAGCACGTCGTCGAGCACGAGTACGCGGTCGCCCTCCTCGACGTCGTTGATGAACATCTCCGACTCGGAGTAGCCGGTCTCCTGGAACAGCGGGACCTCGCCCTCCAGCCCGTACTGGCGCTTGCGGATGACGACGAGGGGAATATCAGTCATCAAAGAGAGCGCGGTGGAGATGTGGATTCCCATCGCGGCCGGAGTGACGATCTTGTCGACGTTCTCCAGGTCCGCCTTCCGGATCAGTCGGATGACGATCTCTCGGAGGAGTTCCGGTTTGAGCATCGGCACCCCGTCGCTGATCGGGTGGACGAAGTACTGATACTCGCCTTTCTCGATGATCGGCGCGTCGAGGAGCGACTGCCGCAACTGGTCCATGTCGCGGGTACTCGGGCGGATTAATAAAGCGTGGCGGTTGCGCGATCACGGTGTGAGTCGGTGGCAAGACGAACGTGTGCGAACGACGTGTGACCGAGACGCAACGATGAATCTCTTCGAGGTCCCGGACGCCGATACTGTGTGACTGATTGTACTGCGATCGAGACCGCCGAAGCCCCAGCCGCTCGGCTGTACGACGGTGGTTCTGCGTGTGAGTCTTCGGTCGGCACGAACATCACCGGAGCCCCAGCCGCGAGGCGGGCAGACGCTCGTTGTCGCCCGAAAATCTCCGATTTTCGGGATGACGAGAGAGCTCCGCTCTCGTGAACGCCTCTGCCCGCCTCGCGGCTGCCCCTTCGAGTCCCGCCCCGCTCCGCACAGCACCTCACGCCTCCCCAGCCTCGTCAGTCGGTCTCCGCTTTGCTCCGACCGACTGACTCCCTCACGCGCGCTCCTCGCGGCCGCCGGGGGCGACCGCTCGGAGGCGCGCGCCACCGCACGACGTGTGAGGATGCGGTCTATTCGAACTCCGGCTCGCGCTTCTCTAAGAACGCCTCCATCCCCTCGCGCTGGTCGTGCGTGCCGAACAGCCCGGCCCACGCCCTGCGTTCGAGGGCGAGCCCGGTCGCCGCCGAGCCGTCGGCGGCCGCGTTCAGCGCCTCCTTAGCGGCCCGCAACGCGGTCGCCGGCTTCGCCGCGAGTTCGCCCGCCAGCTCGTCGATCCGCTCGTCGAACGCGTCGTCGTCGACGACCTCCCCGACGAACCCGACCTCGGCCGCCTCCGTCGCGTCGATCCGCTCGCCGAGGAAGATCAGCCGACGGGCGACCTCGTCACCGACCAGCGCCGGGAGCCGTTGGGTGCCGCCCCAGCCGGGGATTATCCCGAGGTCGATCTCCGTCTGTCCGAGGACCGCGCTCTCGGCGGCGACCCGGAGATCACACGCTAAGGCGAGCTCGCAGCCGCCGCCGAAGGCGTACCCGTCGACCGCGGCTATCGTCGGCGCGGGGAACGTCTCGATCGCGCTCGCGACGCGGTGGCCCAGCTCGGCGTACGCCTGCGCCTCGGGCGTCGACAGGTCGACCATGTGAGAGATGTCGGCGCCCGCGACGAACGCCTCGTCGCCCGCGCCGGCGACGACGAGGGCGCGCGCGTCGCGGTCGACCGCCTCGTCCAGCGCGCCCTCGATCGCTTCCAGCGTCCCGGCGGTGAGCGCGTTGAGCTGTTCGGGTCGGTCGACGGTGATCGTCGCGACGCCCCGGTCGTCGATGTCGAACGCGATGGTCTCCCGGCTCATACGCTCCCCGTCACGCGGCGGCGTGAAAACGGTTCGGCAGCCGGAACCGCTCCCGCGGTCGTCGCCCGTCTCGACTGTCAGACCCCTTCGCGGCTGTCGATCCCGGTGTAAATGAACCACGCCGTCGTGTACACGCCGACGAACAGCAGGTACCCGACGATGAGGCCGCCGAGCTGCCGGCTCGCGAGGCCGCCGGGGAGCGTCCGCGAGAGGATTCCGAGGGCGAGCGCGAAGACGACGAGCGAGAACAGCCCGGAGAGGGCGTACACGCTGAGGTCCGAGGTGAGGCGGTCACGCACGGCTCCGCCAACGCGGTCCCGTTACATACTCCCACCGGTCGCGCGTCGGTCCCCGTTACGTACTCCCACCGGTCGCGCGTCGGTTTCCCCGTCTCCGGACGCGATGCGGGTCGGTCGACCGCCGACGATCCCGTTGCGGGGATTACAACCCCTATATGCCCCCGGCCACACGTAACGGTATGAACGGGAACCGGTTCGGCCGACTCTTCCAGCTGACGACCTACGGCGAGAGCCACGGCGACGCGATGGGCGTCACCGTGTGCGGCGTGCCCGCGGGCGTCGAGCTGGACGAGGAGGCGATCCAGGCGCAGCTCGACCGGCGCAAGCCGGGGCAGTCGATGATCACCACCTCGCGCGGCGAACCCGACGAAGTCGTCGTCAACTCCGGCGTTCAGGACGGCTACACGACGGGCACGCCGATCGGCATGGTGATCCAGAACAAGGACGCCAAGTCGGGCAAGTACGAGCCGTACGTGACGGCGCCGCGCCCCTCGCACGGCGACTACACCTACTCCGCGAAGTTCGGCACGCGCAACTGGGGCGGCGGCGGGCGCTCTTCGGCCCGCGAGACGGTGAACTGGGTCGCGGCGGGCGCGGTCGCGGAGCAGGTGCTCGACGCCTCCGACCACGACGTCGAGATCAAGGCCCACGTCAACCGCATCGGCGACGTGGAGGCCGACGACGTGCCGTTCGAACAGCTCCTCGCGAACAGCGAGGAGAACGACGTGCGCTGTGCCGACCCCGAGGCGGCCGCGGAGATGCAGGAGCTGATCGAGGAGTACCAGGAACGGGGAGACTCGATCGGCGGCTCCATCTACTTCGAGTGCCGCGGGGTCCCGCGCGGACTCGGCGCCCCGCGGTTCGACAGCTTCCCCGCCCGGCTCGGACAGGCGATGTTCTCGATTCCGGCGACCACCGGCGTCGAGTACGGGCTCGGCAGGGGGGCGACCGACGTCGCCGGCAGCGACCGCAACGAGGACTGGACGTTCGACGACGGCGAGTCGTTCGACCACGTCGAGAGCGACGAGGGTGATCCGGTCCCCGTCGGCAACGACCACGGCGGCCTCCAGGGCGGGATCACCACCGGCGAACCGATCTACGGCGAGGCGACGTGGCACGCGCCCACCTCGATTCCGAAGAAGCAGCGCTCGGCCGACTGGGAGACGGGCGAGGAGAAGGAGATCCGGGTCGTCGGCCGCCACGACCCCGTGCTCCCGCCGCGGGCCGTCCCCGTCGTCGAGGCGATGCTCTACTGCACCGTCCTCGACTTCATGCTGCTCGCCGGCCGGATCAACTCCGACCGGGTCGACGGCAGACCGGGCGAGTACGACACCGACTACCACCCGAGCAGTCCCCGTAACGAGTAACGGGCCCCGGTCGAGAGGAACCTCCCGAATCTTCATAACCGCCGGTTGTCAACGCTGTCAACGAGGGGGCGATGTCACATCAGATCCGGCTCGACGACGACGTGTACGAGCGAATCAAGGCGACGAAACGGGACGACGAGTCGTTCAGCGACGCCGTCGGGCGGCTGATCGGCGGCCGATCGCTCCGTGATCTCAGAGACGTCTTCGACGGGAGAGAAGTCGCCGAGATGCGGGACGCGATCGAGACGGCCGACGAACGGGACCGAGCCGAGGCCCGCGAAGTCGGAGAGCGGTTCGAATGATCGTCGACACGAGCTTCGTTCTGGACGTCGCCGACGATGTCGACGCGGCGGTCGCGAAAGAGCGAGAGCTCGAAGCCGAAAGCGTGCCGCTGGCGATCCCGAGGATGACCGTTCTGGAACTGTACATCGGTGTGGGAAAGGTGGCGGATACGCGAGAGGAACGGCGACAGGTCGAAGCGATCCTCGACTCGTATCCGATCGTCTCGATGGCCCCGAGTATCGCTCGACGCGCGGGACAACTGCTCGGTCAGCGACTCGGATCCGCACTCGGTGAGGAGGGTCCGGGGATCCGAAAGGGTGACGCGGTGATCGCCGCGACCGCGATCGAACGCGACGAGGCGGTTCTCGCGGGCGACACGCACTTCGAAACAGTCACCGGCGTCAGTCACGAGACGTATCGATGAAGTCGGGACACACGGGGTCGGGTCGGTTTCGAGAACTCCGTCACACCGTCACGACCGCGTCGACGACGACGAGCAGGTAGCCGAACACGGACGCGACGACCTGCGGGACGACGCCCGAGAGCGCGGTGTCCCAGACCACCCGCAGGGTGGACATCCCGGTCTCGGCTATCGGCACCGCGAACCCGTCCGGCACGTTCTGGAGACCGATCACGACCGCCAGCCCGAGCGCGGCGTCGTATACCCGGTGGGTCACGCTGGCGCGAAAGAACACCGGCACCGCGCCGAGCGCGGTCGCGAGTCCCGCCGCGGTGGTCACACCGGGCACGGTCGTCAGCGTCGTCATGCGATCCGGATTCGCACACGGGCTCATAAAGGGGCCGGAGGGACCAGCGGAGGACGCGGAACGACCGGCTCCGGCTCAACGCGTCGCCATGCGCCGGAGGTCGCGCCCGTAAACTCCGAGCGCGACGATGAACGTCGCGACCGCACCCGCCGGGAGCACGGCGAGCCAGCCGGCGGTCGCGCCGACGCCGAAGCGCACGCCGAGTCCGGCGGCAACCCACAGGGACGCGGCGGCGGCGAGCACGAGCAGCCCGCCGGTGACCCGGCGGTCCTCGCGACCGAACGCGGCGCCGCTCGTCGCGCTGACCGCCGCGGTCAGGTGGAACCCGACCGCGAGCGGCCACGCGCGGATCGACGGCGGCAGGGCCGTGAGGGGCCGCGGTTGGTCGAGGAAGTACGCCCACACCGGGTACCCGCCGACGCCGGCAACACCGTCGCCGCCGAGCGTCACGAACCCCCAGAGGCTCACCAGCGTCGCGTCGCCGTCCCCGGGGACGACCGCCATCGGGACCGCGAGCAGCGCGACGACGAGAACCCACTCGACGGGGACGCTCGTCGCGGACGGGCGGTCGCCGTCGACTCCCACCGTCTGCGGCCGCCGCGACTCCCCCGCCGACTCTCGGTCCTCGTCGACTCCGACCATGCCGGCGGTTCACGCCGCGCGCGGAAGTATCGTCGGGGCGGAGCGCGGTCGAGACGGAGCGCGGTCGCGCCCGGGGCCGGCGTCCTGCTGGCGACGGGGCTGTTCGGGGCCGCGTCCGCGACGTACTCCGTCGCGTTCTACCGGACGGTCTCGCCGGACGGTGACGCGGCGATCGGTCGCCGGGCGTAGTCGTCGTAACCGACCAGTAGGCGTAAGCGGCCCCCGCCCGTAGCGCGCGTGTGAACACGAACGACGGCGGGCACCACGACGCGGCGGTCGACGCGCTGGCGGTCCGCGAGTACGAGCGCGCGGGGAACCGCTACACCCGCGGCGGGCGGCGAGTCCTCGCGGATCCGCGACCGGAGATCGACCCCTTCGAACCGGACGAGAAGGGATGGGTCGGCCAGGGACTCCAACAGCTGCTCGCGGCCGCGGTCGCGTACCGCGTCGCGGGCGTGGACGGTCGGGCCACGCAGCGCGCGGTCGAGGGGATCGCGGCGGCGCGCGACTTCGAGACCGCCTTAGAGCGGCCGGGACAGGCGGCCTGTCTGGCCGAGTTCGTCGCGGACTTCCGGGTCGCCGGCGGCCTCGACGGCGCCGAGGCGGCCTACGACGCGGCGGCCGAGCGCTACGATACGGCGGGCGAGAAGATCGAATCGCCGCAGGCGCTCGCGACGACGCCGCTGTTCGGGGCCGCGGCCGCGACGATCAAGCGGGTCGCCCGCGGGCAGGCGGACGGCGAGATCGCGATCAAGTGGGAGGACCTCCACGGCGCGGACCCGTCCCGTCCGGGTGCGTTCCTCGCGCACCGGGCTCAGTTCAAGCGGCAGCGCTTCGCGGGGCTCGTCGAGCGCGCGGTCGACGACGGCCACCTCGCCGCGCCCCGAGGGACCACTGAGTACAACAACGAGACGCGCGAGTGCCCGAACTGCGGGTCCAACCACGTGAACTGGGCCGGCACCGGAATCGTCTGTCTGCGGTGTTCGACGCCGACCGAGGAGGTCTGACCGCCGGAGCGTTCCCTACGAAACGATGCTCTCGCCGTCGAAGTCGGCGTCGACCTCGACGTCCATCAGGTCGAGGACTGTCGGCGCCACGTCGAAGAGGTTCGCGTCGGTCAGGTCGAGGTCGGGATCGGTCGAGTATAGCAACGAGTTCTCGAACTTGTGCATCCCGTTGCGGGGCCCCTCGG
This window harbors:
- a CDS encoding DHH family phosphoesterase, with the protein product MSSGASGSARTRYAILGCGSVGHAVAEELTERGKDVLILDRDESRVEALRDQDLNARVQDIADADIVDEIGDRDIVLILASDVEANKAAVSAVRETGGDHYVVVRASDPVSEDELRERGADVVINPSTVIADSALQSLETGELEYMARQLAEIIEAGGDRMAILTHDNPEPDSIASATALQAIAEAFGVDADIVYSGDVGHQENRAFVNLLGIDLLARSEVQNLSEYGTVAAVDLAKSAEDGFDFDVEVDVYLDHLEAEVPFDARFVDVRTNVSSTSTILTKYLQEFDQSPSEAVATALLYGIRAETLDFKRDTTPADLTAAAYLHPFANHDTLEQVESPSMSPETLDVLAEAIQNREVQGSHLFSTAGFIRDREALAQAAQHLLNLEGITTTAVLGIADDNIYLAARSKDIRLNIGNVLDEAFSEMGDAAGHSTQGSLEIPLGIFTGIEASGENRDTLLHLTEEAVRRKLFDALGVEGGSGDGSNGS
- a CDS encoding sugar phosphate nucleotidyltransferase, coding for MKAVVLAGGYATRLWPITEHRPKMFLPVGENNVIDEIFEDLEADDRVDEVFVSTNERFADTFAEYLADSPFEKPTLSVEETVEEDEKFGVVGALEQLVEREAVDDDLIVVAGDNMISFDLGDFADFFEDKGTPTLAAYDVGDRDRAKSYGLVQLDGDEVIDFQEKPDDPQSTLVSIACYAFPAETLPKLTTYLEDDNNPDEPGWFLQWLQQRGAVHAYTFDGAWFDIGTAESYLDAVEYALDGGTLVAADATVEGSDLGDVVHVMSGATVTDSTLDRAVVFDDATVTDSEIRNSAIDTGAALEGVDLSGALIGSYTSITEGDDF
- a CDS encoding transcriptional regulator; the encoded protein is METTRQRIADALREEPRTASALATTLSLPTPTVYEHLEHVSKSIADGGGGDVDEEFLVAPPTCRECGFDGFDDPVNEPSRCPECKCERIEEPAFVIR
- a CDS encoding type 1 glutamine amidotransferase domain-containing protein, with product MTSALFVVSEEGYWAEECIEPLTTLEAEGVDVTVATPSGSPPVVDERSLDPEAAGGEEVAAELREVDETHPRLNDPEPVAAVDAPDYDAVVVPGGHGTVWDVNQDRHARQLLLDAVAGEEGVALVVCHAVGILAFTREADGTPLVEGRSVTGFPNEWETDIVDRDDVLPDGRKLPYWVEDEVALAGADFDAELDADASVTVDGDLITARGPGSSSAAAATLLDEL
- the hpt gene encoding hypoxanthine/guanine phosphoribosyltransferase, which codes for MDQLRQSLLDAPIIEKGEYQYFVHPISDGVPMLKPELLREIVIRLIRKADLENVDKIVTPAAMGIHISTALSLMTDIPLVVIRKRQYGLEGEVPLFQETGYSESEMFINDVEEGDRVLVLDDVLSTGGTMKAILDALTNEVGAEVVDVVAVIKKAGDNELDDTDYNVKTLINVAVEDGEVVIVDAQGDE
- a CDS encoding enoyl-CoA hydratase/isomerase family protein; its protein translation is MSRETIAFDIDDRGVATITVDRPEQLNALTAGTLEAIEGALDEAVDRDARALVVAGAGDEAFVAGADISHMVDLSTPEAQAYAELGHRVASAIETFPAPTIAAVDGYAFGGGCELALACDLRVAAESAVLGQTEIDLGIIPGWGGTQRLPALVGDEVARRLIFLGERIDATEAAEVGFVGEVVDDDAFDERIDELAGELAAKPATALRAAKEALNAAADGSAATGLALERRAWAGLFGTHDQREGMEAFLEKREPEFE
- the aroC gene encoding chorismate synthase, which produces MNGNRFGRLFQLTTYGESHGDAMGVTVCGVPAGVELDEEAIQAQLDRRKPGQSMITTSRGEPDEVVVNSGVQDGYTTGTPIGMVIQNKDAKSGKYEPYVTAPRPSHGDYTYSAKFGTRNWGGGGRSSARETVNWVAAGAVAEQVLDASDHDVEIKAHVNRIGDVEADDVPFEQLLANSEENDVRCADPEAAAEMQELIEEYQERGDSIGGSIYFECRGVPRGLGAPRFDSFPARLGQAMFSIPATTGVEYGLGRGATDVAGSDRNEDWTFDDGESFDHVESDEGDPVPVGNDHGGLQGGITTGEPIYGEATWHAPTSIPKKQRSADWETGEEKEIRVVGRHDPVLPPRAVPVVEAMLYCTVLDFMLLAGRINSDRVDGRPGEYDTDYHPSSPRNE
- a CDS encoding antitoxin VapB family protein, whose amino-acid sequence is MSHQIRLDDDVYERIKATKRDDESFSDAVGRLIGGRSLRDLRDVFDGREVAEMRDAIETADERDRAEAREVGERFE
- a CDS encoding PIN domain-containing protein, whose protein sequence is MIVDTSFVLDVADDVDAAVAKERELEAESVPLAIPRMTVLELYIGVGKVADTREERRQVEAILDSYPIVSMAPSIARRAGQLLGQRLGSALGEEGPGIRKGDAVIAATAIERDEAVLAGDTHFETVTGVSHETYR
- a CDS encoding TIGR04206 family protein; this translates as MVGVDEDRESAGESRRPQTVGVDGDRPSATSVPVEWVLVVALLAVPMAVVPGDGDATLVSLWGFVTLGGDGVAGVGGYPVWAYFLDQPRPLTALPPSIRAWPLAVGFHLTAAVSATSGAAFGREDRRVTGGLLVLAAAASLWVAAGLGVRFGVGATAGWLAVLPAGAVATFIVALGVYGRDLRRMATR